A window from Deltaproteobacteria bacterium encodes these proteins:
- a CDS encoding sugar transferase, translated as FFRQERAGKGGKLFKTWKFRTMVVGAVNQGLGFNVAQDDPRITRVGRFLREWGLDELPQLINVLKGEMSIVGPRPTLNYQVDQYNNTQRRRLLVKPGITGWALIHGRNLLTWEERIRYDVWYVDHWSLWLDLWIMLKTLWIVLVTKEGVYGKGGVNDDFTGPAPRAEGVKEDEG; from the coding sequence TTTTTTCGTCAAGAACGGGCGGGCAAAGGGGGAAAGCTGTTTAAGACCTGGAAGTTTCGCACCATGGTCGTCGGGGCGGTGAACCAGGGTCTCGGTTTCAATGTGGCGCAGGATGATCCCCGGATCACCCGGGTGGGAAGGTTTCTGCGGGAGTGGGGTCTGGACGAGCTGCCGCAGCTCATTAATGTGCTCAAGGGTGAGATGAGCATCGTCGGACCCAGGCCGACTTTGAACTACCAGGTCGATCAGTACAACAACACTCAGCGCCGGCGGCTTTTGGTAAAGCCGGGGATCACCGGCTGGGCTCTTATTCACGGGCGCAATCTTTTAACCTGGGAGGAGCGGATCAGATATGATGTTTGGTATGTCGATCACTGGTCTCTGTGGCTTGACCTCTGGATCATGCTTAAGACCTTATGGATTGTCTTGGTTACAAAGGAAGGGGTCTATGGCAAGGGTGGGGTAAATGACGACTTTACTGGCCCCGCTCCCAGGGCGGAGGGTGTAAAAGAAGATGAAGGGTAA